Proteins co-encoded in one Lysobacter solisilvae genomic window:
- the rpoC gene encoding DNA-directed RNA polymerase subunit beta' — protein sequence MKDLLNLFNQLRPAIDFDAIKIALASPDLIRSWSYGEVKKPETINYRTFKPERDGLFCAAIFGPIKDYECLCGKYKRMKHRGVVCEKCGTEVTLAKVRRERMGHIDLASPVAHIWFLKSLPSRIGLMLDMTLRDIERILYFEAYVVTEPGLTPMERGMLLNEEQYMQARQEHGDDFEAAMGAEAVYDLLRTIDLQSEMIQLKEDIASTGSETKLKRLTKRIKLVEAFLESGNRPEWMVMTVLPVLPPDLRPLVPLDGGRFATSDLNDLYRRVINRNNRLRRLLELNAPDIIVRNEKRMLQESVDALMDNGRRGRAITGTNKRPLKSLADMIKGKQGRFRQNLLGKRVDYSGRSVIVVGPTLRLHECGLPKKMALELFKPFIFAKLQRRGLATTIKAAKKLVEREEAEVWDILEEVIREHPVLLNRAPTLHRLGIQAFEPVLIEGKAIQLHPLVCTAFNADFDGDQMAVHVPLSLEAQLEARALMMASNNILSPANGEPIIVPSQDVVLGLYYMTRALENKAGEGMAFANVAEVKRAYDNRVVQLHAKCKVRISETVVAEDGSRSKKTSIVDTTVGRALLREILPDGLPFALANVELTKKNISRLINSCYRMLGLKDTVVFADQLMYTGFAYATRAGVSIGIDDMKIPPEKKGILAEAEKEVLDIQEQYQSGLVTAGERYNKVVDIWSRTNERVAKAMMDTIGTDTVVNAEGKTVPQKSMNSIYIMADSGARGSQAQIRQLAGMRGLMAKPDGSIIETPITANFREGLNVLQYFISTHGARKGLADTALKTANSGYLTRRLVDVAQDVVITETDCGTLEGLTMTPIVEGGDVVEPLRDRVLGRVVAEDVFLPGNDEDPIVTRNTLLDEAWVAKLEDAGVQSIKVRSTITCRSSFGVCSHCYGRDLGRGHLVNHGEAVGVVAAQSIGEPGTQLTMRTFHIGGAASRAAAIDNVTVKTTGTLKYNNLKFVEHNQGHRVAVSRSGELSVLDGHGRERERYKVPYGATIAVKDGAEIKAGQQIANWDPHNHPIVSEVAGSIRFIDFIDGVTVIEKTDDLTGLASREITDPKRRGSQGKDLRPIVRIVDKNGKDLAIPGTDLPAQYMLPPRSIVNLQDGAPVGVGDVVAKIPQEASKTRDITGGLPRVADLFEARKPKDPAILAEISGIVSFGKDTKGKQRLIIKPIDGEEHEELIPKYRQIIVFEGEHVEKGETVVDGEPSPQDILRLLGVEPLAVYLTKEIQDVYRLQGVKINDKHIEVIVRQMLRKAEITDAGDSKFLNGEQVERQRLVEENARLQSKNELLAKADPVLLGITKASLATESFISAASFQETTRVLTEAAVRGTRDGLRGLKENVIVGRLIPAGTGLAYHTQRRRNASGLTESEMETLSGGPVEVAAPVAAAAEADSGEE from the coding sequence ATGAAAGACCTGCTCAACCTCTTCAACCAGCTGCGCCCCGCGATCGACTTCGACGCGATCAAGATCGCGCTGGCGTCGCCGGACCTGATCCGTTCCTGGTCCTACGGCGAAGTGAAGAAGCCGGAAACCATCAACTACCGCACGTTCAAGCCCGAGCGTGACGGCCTGTTCTGCGCGGCGATCTTCGGCCCGATCAAGGACTACGAGTGCCTGTGCGGCAAGTACAAGCGCATGAAGCACCGCGGCGTGGTCTGCGAGAAGTGCGGCACGGAAGTGACGCTGGCCAAGGTGCGCCGCGAGCGCATGGGCCATATCGACCTGGCCTCGCCGGTGGCGCACATCTGGTTCCTCAAGTCGCTGCCCTCGCGCATCGGCCTGATGCTGGACATGACCCTGCGTGACATCGAGCGCATCCTGTACTTCGAAGCCTACGTGGTGACGGAGCCGGGCCTGACGCCGATGGAACGCGGCATGCTGCTCAACGAAGAGCAGTACATGCAGGCGCGCCAGGAGCACGGCGACGACTTCGAGGCCGCGATGGGCGCCGAGGCGGTCTATGACCTGCTGCGCACCATCGACCTGCAGTCGGAGATGATCCAGCTGAAGGAGGACATTGCCTCCACCGGTTCGGAGACCAAGCTCAAGCGACTGACCAAGCGCATCAAGCTGGTCGAGGCGTTCCTCGAGTCGGGCAACCGCCCCGAGTGGATGGTCATGACCGTGCTGCCCGTGCTGCCGCCGGACCTGCGTCCGCTGGTGCCGCTGGATGGCGGCCGTTTCGCGACCTCCGACCTGAACGACCTGTACCGCCGCGTCATCAACCGCAACAACCGCCTGCGCCGCCTGCTGGAACTCAACGCGCCCGACATCATCGTGCGCAACGAGAAGCGCATGCTGCAGGAGTCGGTGGACGCACTGATGGACAACGGCCGTCGCGGTCGTGCCATCACCGGCACCAACAAGCGCCCGCTCAAGTCGCTGGCCGACATGATCAAGGGCAAGCAGGGCCGTTTCCGCCAGAACCTGCTGGGCAAGCGCGTCGACTACTCGGGCCGTTCGGTCATCGTGGTCGGTCCGACGCTGCGCCTGCACGAATGCGGCCTGCCGAAGAAGATGGCGCTCGAGCTGTTCAAGCCCTTCATCTTCGCCAAGCTGCAGCGTCGCGGCCTGGCCACCACGATCAAGGCCGCCAAGAAGCTGGTCGAGCGTGAAGAGGCCGAGGTGTGGGACATCCTGGAAGAGGTGATCCGCGAGCACCCCGTGCTGCTGAACCGCGCGCCGACCCTGCACCGCCTGGGCATCCAGGCGTTCGAGCCGGTGTTGATCGAGGGCAAGGCCATCCAGCTGCACCCGCTGGTCTGCACCGCGTTCAACGCCGACTTCGACGGTGACCAGATGGCCGTCCACGTGCCGCTTTCGCTGGAAGCCCAGCTGGAAGCGCGTGCGCTGATGATGGCGTCGAACAACATCCTGTCGCCGGCCAACGGCGAGCCGATCATCGTGCCGTCGCAGGACGTCGTGCTCGGCCTGTACTACATGACCCGCGCCCTCGAGAACAAGGCGGGCGAGGGCATGGCGTTCGCCAACGTCGCCGAGGTCAAGCGCGCCTACGACAACCGCGTGGTGCAGCTGCACGCCAAGTGCAAGGTCCGCATCTCGGAGACCGTGGTCGCCGAGGACGGCTCGCGTTCGAAGAAGACCTCGATCGTCGACACCACCGTCGGCCGCGCACTGCTGCGCGAGATCCTGCCGGACGGCCTGCCCTTCGCGCTGGCCAATGTCGAGCTGACCAAGAAGAACATCAGCCGCCTGATCAACTCCTGCTACCGCATGCTGGGCCTGAAGGACACGGTCGTGTTCGCCGACCAGCTGATGTACACGGGCTTCGCCTACGCCACGCGCGCCGGCGTGTCGATCGGTATCGACGACATGAAGATCCCGCCGGAGAAGAAGGGCATCCTGGCCGAGGCCGAGAAGGAAGTCCTGGACATCCAGGAGCAGTACCAGTCCGGCCTGGTCACCGCCGGCGAGCGCTACAACAAGGTCGTCGACATCTGGTCGCGCACGAACGAGCGCGTGGCCAAGGCGATGATGGACACCATCGGCACCGACACCGTCGTCAATGCCGAGGGCAAGACGGTGCCGCAGAAGTCGATGAACTCGATCTACATCATGGCCGACTCGGGCGCCCGCGGTTCGCAGGCCCAGATCCGCCAGCTGGCCGGTATGCGTGGCCTGATGGCCAAGCCGGACGGCTCGATCATCGAGACGCCGATCACGGCGAACTTCCGCGAAGGCCTGAACGTCCTCCAGTACTTCATCTCGACCCACGGTGCGCGAAAGGGCCTTGCCGACACCGCGCTGAAGACCGCGAACTCCGGTTACCTGACCCGTCGTCTCGTCGACGTCGCGCAGGACGTGGTGATCACTGAAACCGACTGCGGCACGCTCGAGGGTCTGACCATGACCCCGATCGTCGAAGGCGGCGACGTGGTCGAGCCGCTGCGCGACCGCGTGCTGGGCCGTGTCGTGGCCGAGGACGTGTTCCTGCCGGGCAACGACGAGGATCCGATCGTCACCCGCAACACCCTGCTCGACGAAGCGTGGGTGGCCAAGCTCGAAGACGCCGGCGTGCAGTCGATCAAGGTGCGCTCGACGATCACCTGCCGCTCGTCGTTCGGCGTGTGCTCGCACTGCTACGGCCGAGACCTTGGCCGCGGCCACCTGGTCAACCACGGCGAAGCGGTCGGCGTCGTCGCCGCGCAGTCGATCGGCGAGCCGGGTACCCAGCTGACCATGCGTACGTTCCACATCGGTGGTGCGGCATCGCGTGCCGCCGCCATCGACAACGTGACGGTCAAGACCACCGGTACGCTGAAGTACAACAACCTCAAGTTCGTCGAGCACAACCAGGGCCACCGCGTGGCCGTGTCGCGCTCGGGTGAACTGTCCGTGCTCGACGGTCATGGCCGCGAGCGCGAGCGTTACAAGGTGCCCTACGGCGCCACCATCGCGGTCAAGGACGGCGCGGAGATCAAGGCCGGCCAGCAGATCGCCAACTGGGATCCGCATAACCACCCGATCGTGTCGGAAGTCGCCGGTTCCATCCGCTTCATCGACTTCATCGACGGCGTCACCGTCATCGAGAAGACCGACGACCTGACCGGCCTGGCGTCGCGCGAGATCACCGATCCCAAGCGTCGCGGTTCGCAGGGCAAGGACCTGCGCCCGATCGTCCGCATCGTCGACAAGAACGGCAAGGACCTCGCGATCCCGGGTACCGACCTGCCGGCGCAGTACATGCTGCCGCCGCGCTCGATCGTGAACCTGCAGGACGGCGCGCCCGTGGGCGTGGGCGACGTGGTCGCCAAGATCCCGCAGGAAGCGTCGAAGACCCGCGACATCACCGGTGGTCTGCCGCGCGTGGCCGACCTGTTCGAGGCGCGCAAACCCAAGGACCCGGCCATCCTGGCCGAGATCTCCGGCATCGTCTCGTTCGGCAAGGACACCAAGGGCAAGCAGCGCCTGATCATCAAGCCGATCGATGGCGAAGAGCACGAAGAGCTGATCCCCAAGTACCGCCAGATCATCGTGTTCGAAGGCGAGCACGTGGAGAAGGGCGAGACCGTGGTGGACGGCGAGCCCAGCCCGCAGGACATCCTGCGTCTGCTCGGCGTCGAGCCGCTGGCCGTGTACCTGACCAAGGAAATCCAGGACGTCTACCGCCTGCAGGGCGTGAAGATCAACGACAAGCACATCGAGGTGATCGTTCGCCAGATGCTGCGCAAGGCCGAAATCACCGACGCTGGCGACAGCAAGTTCCTCAACGGTGAGCAGGTCGAGCGCCAGCGCCTGGTCGAAGAGAACGCCCGACTGCAGTCGAAGAACGAGCTGCTCGCCAAGGCCGACCCGGTCCTGCTGGGCATCACCAAGGCTTCGCTGGCCACCGAGTCGTTCATCTCGGCGGCGTCGTTCCAGGAGACCACCCGCGTCCTCACCGAGGCGGCCGTGCGCGGCACGCGCGACGGGCTGCGCGGTCTCAAGGAGAACGTGATCGTGGGTCGCCTGATCCCGGCCGGTACCGGCCTGGCGTACCACACCCAGCGCCGCCGCAACGCCTCGGGCTTGACCGAGTCCGAGATGGAGACGCTGTCCGGTGGTCCGGTCGAGGTTGCGGCGCCCGTCGCAGCAGCGGCCGAGGCCGATTCCGGCGAAGAGTGA
- the rpsL gene encoding 30S ribosomal protein S12: MATINQLVRKPRSPETYKSASPALANCPQRRGVCTRVYTTTPKKPNSALRKVAKVRLTNGYEVISYIGGEGHNLQEHSVVLIRGGRVKDLPGVRYHTVRGSLDAAGVTKRRQSRSKYGAKRPKS; the protein is encoded by the coding sequence ATGGCGACGATCAATCAGTTGGTGCGCAAGCCGCGCAGCCCTGAAACCTACAAGAGCGCCTCGCCGGCGCTGGCGAACTGCCCGCAGCGTCGCGGCGTTTGCACCCGCGTTTACACCACCACCCCGAAGAAGCCGAACTCGGCCCTTCGCAAGGTGGCCAAGGTTCGCCTGACCAACGGTTACGAAGTCATTTCGTACATCGGCGGCGAAGGCCACAACCTGCAGGAACACTCGGTCGTGCTGATCCGCGGCGGCCGCGTCAAGGACCTGCCGGGCGTGCGCTACCACACCGTGCGTGGCTCGCTCGATGCCGCCGGCGTGACCAAGCGTCGCCAGAGCCGTTCGAAGTACGGCGCGAAGCGGCCGAAGTCGTAA
- the rpsG gene encoding 30S ribosomal protein S7: MSRKGSTPQRSVLPDPKHGSETIARFINMVMQSGKKSIAEKIVYGAMDVIGEKNPNAVELIEKALGNVSPAVEVKSRRVGGATYQVPVEVRASRRLALAMRWLIDSARKRGENSMPRKLAAELLDASENRGGAIKKREETHRMAEANKAFAHYRW, from the coding sequence ATGTCGCGTAAAGGTTCCACCCCGCAGCGGTCGGTCCTGCCCGATCCCAAGCACGGCAGCGAGACGATCGCGCGCTTCATCAACATGGTCATGCAGAGTGGCAAGAAGTCGATCGCGGAAAAGATCGTCTACGGCGCCATGGACGTGATCGGCGAAAAGAACCCCAATGCCGTCGAGCTGATCGAGAAGGCGCTGGGCAACGTGTCCCCGGCCGTCGAAGTGAAGTCCCGTCGTGTCGGCGGCGCCACCTACCAGGTGCCGGTCGAAGTGCGCGCTTCGCGCCGCCTGGCCCTGGCGATGCGCTGGCTGATCGACTCCGCGCGCAAGCGTGGCGAGAACTCGATGCCGCGCAAGCTGGCGGCCGAGCTGCTCGACGCTTCCGAGAACCGTGGTGGCGCGATCAAGAAGCGCGAAGAAACGCACCGCATGGCGGAAGCCAACAAGGCGTTCGCCCACTACCGCTGGTAA
- the fusA gene encoding elongation factor G, whose amino-acid sequence MARTTPLERYRNFGIMAHIDAGKTTTSERILFYTGVSHKIGEVHEGAATMDWMEQEQERGITITSAATTAFWKGMDKSLPEHRFNIIDTPGHVDFTIEVERSLRVLDGAVFVLCAVGGVQPQSETVWRQANKYSVPRMAFVNKMDRTGANFDKVVEQLKARLGAYAVPMQVPIGAEDGFEGVVDLLKMKAIHWDVASQGTKFEYRDIPAELQSKAEEARAFMIEAAAEATEELMDKYLNEGELSEEEIVDGLRTRTLKVEIVPVFCGSAFKNKGVQAMLDGVINLLPSPADRPPVQGLDDNDKEDTRVADDKAPFSALAFKIMTDPFVGSLTFFRVYSGVLNSGDQVYNPVKSKKERVGRILQMHANQRDEIKEVRAGDIAAAVGLKDVTTGDTLCAQDHIITLERMTFPEPVISMAVEPKTKSDQEKMGMALGRLAQEDPSFRVRTDEESGQTIIAGMGELHLDIIVDRMRREFNVEANVGKPQVAYRETIRKSDVKSDYKHAKQSGGKGQYGHVVIELSPMNEADRANPDVENDFLFVNDITGGVIPKEFIPAVEKGLRETITSGPLAGFPVVNVKVKLVFGSYHDVDSSEMAFKLASSMAFKEGFRKADPVLLEPMMKVEVVTPEEYVGDVMGDLSRRRGLLQGQDDTQSGKTINAMVPLGEMFGYATTIRSLTQGRATFTMEFDHYAEAPNNIAEAVIKKG is encoded by the coding sequence GTGGCTCGCACCACTCCCCTCGAGCGTTACCGCAATTTCGGCATCATGGCCCACATCGATGCCGGCAAGACCACCACGTCTGAGCGCATCCTTTTCTACACCGGCGTCAGCCACAAGATCGGCGAAGTGCACGAAGGTGCCGCGACGATGGACTGGATGGAGCAGGAACAGGAACGCGGCATCACCATCACGTCCGCCGCGACGACGGCGTTCTGGAAGGGCATGGACAAGTCCCTGCCGGAACACCGCTTCAACATCATCGACACCCCCGGGCACGTCGACTTCACCATTGAAGTCGAGCGTTCGCTGCGCGTGCTCGACGGCGCGGTGTTCGTGCTGTGTGCCGTCGGTGGCGTCCAGCCGCAGTCCGAGACCGTCTGGCGCCAGGCCAACAAGTACTCGGTGCCGCGCATGGCGTTCGTCAACAAGATGGACCGCACCGGCGCCAACTTCGACAAGGTCGTCGAACAGCTGAAGGCCCGCCTGGGCGCCTACGCCGTGCCGATGCAGGTGCCGATCGGCGCCGAAGACGGTTTCGAGGGCGTGGTCGACCTGCTGAAGATGAAGGCCATCCATTGGGATGTCGCCTCGCAGGGCACCAAGTTCGAGTACCGCGACATCCCCGCCGAGCTGCAGAGCAAGGCCGAGGAAGCGCGCGCGTTCATGATCGAGGCCGCCGCCGAGGCGACCGAAGAGCTGATGGACAAGTACCTCAACGAGGGCGAGCTGAGCGAGGAAGAGATCGTCGATGGCCTGCGCACGCGCACGCTGAAGGTTGAGATCGTCCCCGTGTTCTGCGGTTCGGCGTTCAAGAACAAGGGCGTGCAGGCGATGCTCGACGGCGTGATCAACCTGCTGCCGTCGCCGGCCGACCGTCCGCCGGTCCAGGGCCTTGACGACAACGACAAGGAAGACACCCGCGTCGCCGACGACAAGGCGCCGTTCTCGGCGCTGGCGTTCAAGATCATGACCGACCCGTTCGTGGGTTCGCTCACGTTCTTCCGCGTCTACTCGGGCGTGCTCAACTCCGGCGATCAGGTGTACAACCCGGTCAAGTCGAAGAAGGAGCGCGTGGGCCGCATCTTGCAGATGCACGCCAACCAGCGCGACGAAATCAAGGAAGTGCGCGCCGGCGACATCGCCGCGGCCGTGGGCCTGAAGGATGTGACCACCGGCGACACGCTGTGCGCCCAGGACCACATCATCACGCTCGAGCGCATGACCTTCCCGGAGCCCGTCATCTCGATGGCGGTCGAGCCCAAGACCAAGTCCGATCAGGAAAAGATGGGCATGGCGCTGGGCCGCCTGGCGCAGGAAGATCCTTCGTTCCGCGTGCGGACCGACGAGGAATCCGGCCAGACCATCATCGCCGGCATGGGCGAGCTGCACCTGGACATCATCGTCGACCGCATGCGTCGCGAGTTCAACGTGGAAGCCAACGTCGGCAAGCCGCAGGTGGCCTACCGCGAGACGATCCGCAAGTCGGACGTCAAGTCGGACTACAAGCACGCCAAGCAGTCGGGTGGTAAGGGTCAGTACGGTCACGTCGTGATTGAGCTGTCGCCGATGAACGAAGCCGACCGCGCCAACCCGGACGTCGAGAACGACTTCCTGTTCGTCAACGACATCACCGGCGGCGTGATCCCGAAGGAATTCATCCCGGCGGTCGAGAAGGGCCTGCGCGAGACCATCACCAGCGGTCCGCTGGCGGGGTTCCCGGTCGTGAACGTCAAGGTCAAGCTGGTCTTCGGCTCGTACCACGACGTCGACTCGTCCGAAATGGCGTTCAAGCTCGCCTCGTCGATGGCGTTCAAGGAAGGCTTCCGCAAGGCCGACCCGGTCCTGCTCGAGCCGATGATGAAGGTCGAGGTCGTCACGCCCGAGGAATACGTCGGTGACGTGATGGGTGACCTGAGCCGTCGCCGCGGCCTGCTGCAGGGCCAGGACGACACGCAGTCGGGCAAGACCATCAATGCGATGGTGCCGCTGGGCGAGATGTTCGGTTACGCGACGACGATTCGTTCGCTGACCCAGGGCCGCGCCACTTTCACGATGGAATTCGACCACTACGCCGAAGCGCCGAACAACATCGCCGAAGCAGTGATCAAGAAGGGCTGA
- the tuf gene encoding elongation factor Tu produces MAKGKFERTKPHVNVGTIGHVDHGKTTLTAALTKVGAERFGGEFKAYDAIDAAPEEKARGITISTAHVEYESPNRHYAHVDCPGHADYVKNMITGAAQMDGAILVCSAADGPMPQTREHILLSRQVGVPYIVVFLNKADMVDDAELLELVEMEVRELLSKYDFPGDDTPIIHGSARLALEGDQSEIGVPSIIKLVEALDSFIPEPQRDVDKPFLMPVEDVFSISGRGTVVTGRIERGIIKVGDEIEIVGIRPTQKTTVTGVEMFRKLLDQGQAGDNAGLLLRGTKRDDVERGQVLCKPGSITPHTEFEAEVYVLSKDEGGRHTPFFKGYRPQFYFRTTDITGACQLPEGVEMVMPGDNVKMVVSLINPVAMDEGLRFAIREGGRTVGAGVVAKIIK; encoded by the coding sequence ATGGCTAAGGGTAAATTCGAGCGCACCAAGCCCCACGTTAACGTCGGCACGATCGGCCACGTGGACCACGGCAAGACCACGCTGACGGCGGCGCTGACCAAGGTGGGCGCGGAACGTTTCGGCGGCGAGTTCAAGGCCTATGACGCGATCGACGCGGCGCCGGAAGAGAAGGCGCGCGGCATCACGATCTCGACGGCGCACGTCGAGTACGAAAGCCCGAACCGCCACTATGCACACGTGGACTGCCCGGGCCACGCGGACTACGTGAAGAACATGATCACGGGTGCGGCGCAGATGGACGGCGCGATCCTGGTGTGCTCGGCCGCTGACGGCCCGATGCCGCAGACGCGCGAACACATCCTGCTGTCGCGCCAGGTGGGCGTGCCGTACATCGTCGTGTTCCTGAACAAGGCCGACATGGTCGACGACGCCGAGCTGCTCGAGCTGGTCGAGATGGAAGTGCGCGAGCTGCTGAGCAAGTACGACTTCCCGGGCGACGACACCCCGATCATCCACGGTTCGGCGCGTCTGGCGCTGGAAGGCGACCAGTCGGAGATCGGCGTGCCGTCGATCATCAAGCTGGTCGAGGCGCTGGACTCGTTCATTCCGGAGCCGCAGCGTGACGTCGACAAGCCGTTCCTGATGCCGGTGGAAGACGTGTTCTCGATCTCGGGCCGCGGCACCGTGGTGACCGGCCGTATCGAGCGCGGCATCATCAAGGTGGGCGACGAAATCGAAATCGTCGGCATCCGTCCGACGCAGAAGACGACGGTCACGGGCGTGGAAATGTTCCGCAAGCTGCTGGACCAGGGCCAGGCGGGCGACAACGCCGGCCTGCTGCTGCGCGGCACCAAGCGTGACGACGTCGAGCGCGGCCAAGTGCTGTGCAAGCCCGGTTCGATCACCCCGCACACCGAGTTCGAAGCCGAGGTGTACGTGCTGTCGAAGGACGAGGGTGGCCGTCACACGCCGTTCTTCAAGGGTTACCGCCCGCAGTTCTACTTCCGCACGACCGACATCACGGGCGCCTGCCAGCTGCCGGAAGGCGTGGAGATGGTGATGCCGGGCGACAACGTGAAGATGGTGGTGTCGCTGATCAACCCGGTGGCGATGGACGAAGGCCTGCGCTTCGCGATCCGCGAAGGCGGCCGTACCGTCGGCGCCGGCGTGGTGGCGAAGATCATCAAGTAA
- the rpsJ gene encoding 30S ribosomal protein S10: MADQKIRIRLKAYDHRLIDRSASEIVETAKRTGAQVRGPIPLPTKIERYTILVSPHVDKDARDQYETRTHKRVLDIVDPNDKTVDALMKLELAAGVDVQIKLT; the protein is encoded by the coding sequence ATGGCGGACCAAAAGATCCGGATTCGGCTCAAGGCGTACGATCATCGACTGATCGACCGCTCGGCCAGCGAGATCGTCGAGACGGCCAAGCGGACCGGCGCGCAAGTGCGCGGCCCGATCCCGCTGCCGACCAAGATCGAGCGTTACACCATCCTGGTGTCCCCGCACGTCGACAAGGACGCGCGTGACCAGTATGAGACCCGCACGCACAAGCGCGTGCTCGACATCGTCGACCCCAACGACAAGACCGTGGACGCGCTGATGAAGCTCGAACTCGCGGCGGGCGTCGACGTGCAGATCAAGCTGACCTGA
- the rplC gene encoding 50S ribosomal protein L3 — protein MTAKKYSLGIVGRKAGMSRFFTADGKSVPVTLIEATPNRITQIKTVDTDGYSAVQVTAGVKRASLLSKPEAGHLAKAKVEAGRGLWELRVEADQIGGFEVGGEIKADIFEAGQIVDVQGVTKGKGFQGTIKRWNFTMGDATHGNSLSHRSPGSIGQRQTPGRVFPGKKMSGHMGDVQQTTQGLEVVKVDAERGLIAIKGAVPGAPGGDVIVRPSSKGV, from the coding sequence ATGACCGCGAAGAAATATTCGTTGGGCATTGTCGGTCGCAAGGCCGGCATGAGCCGATTCTTCACCGCCGACGGCAAGTCGGTTCCGGTGACCCTGATCGAAGCCACCCCGAACCGCATCACGCAGATCAAGACGGTTGACACCGACGGCTACAGCGCCGTGCAGGTCACCGCCGGCGTGAAGCGCGCCTCGCTGCTGAGCAAGCCCGAAGCCGGCCACCTGGCCAAGGCCAAGGTTGAAGCCGGCCGTGGCTTGTGGGAGCTGCGCGTCGAAGCCGACCAGATTGGTGGTTTCGAAGTTGGCGGCGAGATCAAGGCTGACATTTTCGAAGCCGGCCAGATCGTCGACGTCCAGGGCGTGACGAAGGGCAAGGGCTTCCAGGGCACGATCAAGCGCTGGAACTTCACCATGGGTGATGCCACCCACGGTAACTCGCTGTCGCACCGCTCGCCGGGCTCCATCGGCCAGCGCCAGACGCCGGGTCGCGTGTTCCCGGGCAAGAAGATGTCCGGTCACATGGGCGATGTGCAGCAGACGACGCAGGGCCTGGAAGTGGTCAAGGTCGATGCCGAGCGCGGCCTGATCGCGATCAAGGGTGCTGTTCCGGGTGCTCCGGGCGGCGACGTGATCGTGCGTCCGTCGAGCAAGGGAGTCTGA
- the rplD gene encoding 50S ribosomal protein L4, with translation MELTITNSTKTLSVSDAIFGREFSEDLVHQVVVAYRNAGRSGTKAQKTRSEVNGTTKKSKKQKGGGARHGALTAPIFVGGGVTFAAKPRSFAQKVNRKMYRAAMAAILSELNRQGRIMVVESFDIDAPKTSGLIAKLKGLEVGKRPLIVTEEATENLYLSARNLPYVEVRDVQGLDPVALVGADSVVVTTDAVKKIEEWLA, from the coding sequence ATGGAACTCACCATTACCAATAGCACCAAGACGCTGTCGGTCTCCGACGCGATCTTCGGTCGCGAGTTCAGCGAAGACCTGGTCCACCAGGTGGTCGTTGCCTACCGCAACGCCGGTCGTTCGGGCACCAAGGCCCAGAAGACCCGTTCGGAAGTCAACGGCACGACCAAGAAGTCGAAGAAGCAGAAGGGCGGCGGTGCGCGTCATGGCGCGCTGACGGCTCCGATCTTCGTCGGCGGCGGCGTGACCTTCGCGGCCAAGCCGCGCAGCTTCGCGCAGAAGGTCAATCGCAAGATGTACCGCGCCGCGATGGCCGCGATCCTGTCCGAGCTCAACCGCCAGGGCCGCATCATGGTGGTCGAATCCTTCGACATCGACGCACCGAAGACCTCGGGCCTGATCGCCAAGCTCAAGGGCCTGGAAGTCGGCAAGCGTCCGCTGATCGTCACCGAAGAGGCGACCGAGAATCTGTACCTCTCGGCACGCAACCTGCCGTACGTCGAAGTGCGTGACGTCCAGGGCCTGGATCCGGTCGCCCTCGTCGGCGCCGACTCGGTCGTGGTCACCACCGACGCGGTCAAGAAGATCGAGGAATGGCTGGCATGA
- the rplW gene encoding 50S ribosomal protein L23, translating to MNDAKLYNIIRAPRVSEKTARLQEVSNQYVFEVATDATKADIKVAVEKLFAVKVEAVNVVNVKGKNKAFKNRMGRRGDWRKAYVTLAEGQSIDVMATA from the coding sequence ATGAACGACGCCAAGCTCTACAACATCATCCGTGCGCCGCGCGTGTCCGAAAAGACCGCGCGACTGCAGGAAGTTTCCAACCAATACGTCTTCGAAGTCGCGACGGACGCTACCAAGGCCGACATCAAGGTCGCCGTGGAAAAGCTGTTCGCCGTCAAGGTCGAGGCAGTCAATGTGGTCAACGTGAAGGGCAAGAACAAAGCCTTCAAGAACCGCATGGGCCGTCGCGGCGACTGGCGCAAGGCGTACGTGACGCTGGCCGAAGGCCAGTCGATCGACGTGATGGCCACGGCCTGA